From Kineosporia succinea, the proteins below share one genomic window:
- a CDS encoding chlorinating enzyme yields MTTQTSPYSLSDSELQHFQANGFVGPFTLYDREEMKQIWRRKRIELMDRSAAVYQDEAAKSGATNIANYDRHLDDDFLADHISRPEIVGRVASILGPDVLCWRSEFFPKYPGDEGTDWHQADTFANASGTPQILWPNGSDFGGTITVWCAFTDALIETGCLQFIPGTHQSMNYDETKKMHYDPAQSNVEKDGVRRGFFGYDYRELQVDPDWKPDESQARSMEMHAGQFIVFWSTLMHASHPHAGLSQQMRLGFAGRYVPTSVRVYPDTEEIQEYGGQVSLERYGAVLVHGEDTYGHNRLATETTRGHAFGVHAR; encoded by the coding sequence ATGACCACCCAGACATCCCCTTACTCCCTGTCCGACAGCGAGCTGCAGCACTTCCAGGCCAACGGTTTCGTCGGCCCCTTCACCCTGTACGACCGGGAGGAGATGAAGCAGATCTGGCGCCGCAAGCGCATCGAGCTGATGGATCGCTCAGCCGCCGTCTACCAGGACGAGGCGGCGAAGTCCGGCGCCACGAACATCGCCAACTACGACCGGCACCTCGACGACGACTTCCTGGCCGACCACATCAGCCGGCCCGAGATCGTCGGCCGGGTCGCCAGCATCCTCGGGCCCGACGTGCTGTGCTGGCGCTCGGAGTTCTTTCCCAAGTACCCCGGCGACGAGGGCACCGACTGGCACCAGGCCGACACCTTCGCCAACGCCTCCGGCACCCCGCAGATCCTGTGGCCGAACGGCTCGGACTTCGGGGGAACCATCACCGTGTGGTGCGCCTTCACCGACGCCCTGATCGAGACCGGGTGCCTGCAGTTCATCCCGGGCACGCACCAGAGCATGAACTACGACGAGACCAAGAAGATGCACTACGACCCGGCCCAGTCGAACGTCGAGAAAGACGGTGTCCGGAGGGGATTCTTCGGCTACGACTACCGCGAGCTCCAGGTCGACCCGGACTGGAAGCCCGACGAGTCCCAGGCCCGCTCGATGGAGATGCACGCCGGGCAGTTCATCGTGTTCTGGTCCACGCTGATGCACGCCTCACACCCGCACGCCGGGCTCTCCCAGCAGATGCGCCTGGGGTTCGCCGGGCGGTACGTGCCGACCTCGGTGCGCGTCTATCCCGACACCGAGGAGATCCAGGAGTACGGCGGTCAGGTCAGCCTCGAGCGCTACGGCGCGGTGCTGGTGCACGGTGAAGACACCTACGGGCACAACCGCCTGGCCACCGAGACCACCCGGGGCCACGCCTTCGGCGTCCACGCACGATGA